From one Caldithrix abyssi DSM 13497 genomic stretch:
- a CDS encoding DJ-1 family glyoxalase III encodes MSKALVVLAPGFEEIEAITIIDLLRRADIQVTVAGLQPNAITGSHHITVVPDTDIQHVKHETFDMLILPGGQPGTNNLKSSETLLGWIKERFIQGKKLAAICAAPTVFHAAGITKNLKITSYPSEKKVFTDSQYLEEAVVKDGAIITSRGVGTAIPFALRLIEELKDRQTAQQVAERILFEGRW; translated from the coding sequence ATGTCCAAAGCGCTGGTCGTTTTAGCCCCAGGATTTGAAGAAATTGAAGCCATTACCATCATAGACCTTTTGCGTCGCGCCGACATTCAGGTGACGGTTGCCGGCTTGCAGCCCAACGCCATTACCGGCTCGCACCATATTACAGTGGTGCCCGATACGGACATCCAGCATGTTAAACACGAAACGTTTGACATGCTAATCCTGCCCGGCGGTCAGCCCGGCACCAACAATTTAAAATCCAGCGAAACTCTTTTAGGATGGATTAAAGAGCGTTTTATCCAGGGGAAAAAGTTAGCGGCCATTTGCGCGGCGCCCACCGTTTTTCATGCCGCCGGCATTACTAAAAACCTGAAAATAACCAGTTATCCTTCCGAAAAAAAGGTTTTTACCGACAGCCAGTATCTGGAAGAAGCGGTGGTTAAAGACGGAGCGATCATTACCAGCCGCGGGGTGGGTACGGCCATCCCTTTTGCCCTGCGTTTGATTGAAGAATTAAAAGACCGGCAAACGGCGCAGCAGGTGGCAGAGCGCATTTTGTTTGAAGGTCGTTGGTGA
- a CDS encoding peptidoglycan recognition family protein, with the protein MPNRKRSMITLSTVILVAALLTLSCQSSFKIVSAHDWGATPPPFTLPQHHIQHITIHHGGVEFTKDKDPVAYIKHLQDWSRKEKGWMDIPYHFLIDLDGNIYEGRDIRYPGDTNTNYDPTGHALICVLGNFETQNPTQKQLRSLAWLCARLSKQYRVPLKNIKSHKDYTETLCPGKNLYKHLQDGSLLNMIQEFQGKR; encoded by the coding sequence ATGCCTAACCGCAAGCGTTCCATGATTACTCTTTCCACCGTAATTTTAGTGGCCGCTCTGCTTACTCTTTCGTGCCAGAGCTCTTTTAAAATCGTTTCCGCTCATGACTGGGGCGCAACGCCTCCGCCCTTTACCCTGCCGCAGCACCACATCCAGCATATCACCATTCATCACGGCGGGGTTGAATTTACCAAAGACAAAGACCCCGTGGCCTACATCAAACACCTGCAGGATTGGAGTCGAAAAGAAAAAGGCTGGATGGATATTCCGTACCACTTTTTAATCGACCTTGACGGCAACATTTATGAAGGGCGAGATATTCGCTACCCGGGCGACACCAACACCAATTACGATCCTACCGGCCATGCCCTAATTTGTGTGTTGGGAAATTTCGAAACGCAAAACCCCACCCAAAAACAATTACGATCCCTTGCATGGCTGTGCGCCCGATTGAGCAAACAATACCGTGTGCCTTTAAAAAACATCAAGAGTCACAAAGATTACACCGAAACGCTTTGTCCCGGTAAAAATTTGTACAAACACCTGCAGGATGGCTCTTTGCTGAACATGATTCAAGAATTTCAGGGAAAACGTTAG
- a CDS encoding S41 family peptidase, whose protein sequence is MRKGVVILLMLFFGAGLLQAESHLMRFADVSHDYIVFTYENDLWLAPITGGKAKRITRSDGREIFAKFSPDGSKIAFTANYDGGNDVYVMNRDGSEPRRLTFHPASDLVIDWYPDGKHILFRSRREWPYRADKLYKISIDGGMPEKVNVDRAGLAALSPDGKKLAYNRISREFRNWKRYEGGMAQDIWVGTMARGDYRPITRFRGTDNFPMWHESGLYFTSDSIDGTMNLYHYDFKTKQFTQLTHYNDYDVKYPSLGPDHIIFQYAESLYLLDLNTRQIKPVPIEMPSDRTLVREFLLEKPENYVYTFALSPKGKRALLNIRGEIVNMPTDEGVTYHLTPNSSDSREKNAIWSPDGQWIAFFSDKTGEEELYLVRPTGGKWKQITKNGFAFRTNPKWSPNSKYIIFHDKFMRLNLVDVATGKITVVDQGEYDDAWYDWGIQTYNWSPDSRWIAYSKLEQSLYPSIFLYNVETGERFRVTDSFTKDWSPSFSPDGKYLYFLSNRTFKPIMGFVDQNHIFLNMTRPYILILKKGDPSPFAPKNDWDDEDADESESRADNVVITTEDFAARIIPAPVKAGNLFRLEAIDDGLLYLKKTENEFLKYQFVDDENRATNLELHRFSLKDQKDETLMEGIGQYHLSADKKRLIYRAGTRFGVVDLGKAKVGDGALNFKDVTLIIDKLDEFKQIFAEAWRIQRDWFYDKNMHGLNWQKVRESYEKFVPLCGTRGDLNYLIGEMIAELNAGHTYVYGGDLEHGKSVRCGLLGADFVMENGFPKIARIVHGDNSSEALSSPFEQPGCPIKVGDYILGIDGLKLKKNANLYQYLQNKAGKVVEILYNNSPTVEGAKTYLVKTLNSEYQLRYDEWVQKNAAYVEAKSKGQIGYVHLPNMMEDGLIQFAKRFYPQYYKKAIIIDARYNGGGFTSKMIHDRLERTINSYVQPREGKPTPVPERTFGGHMALIINRDTGSDGELFSEAWKYRYKDRPIIGQRTWGGAVGIEPHQKLVDGGVTTPPQFGEYNAKGEWIIEGHGVDPTIPVVNWPKDVLAGKDAQLDKTIDVLLKMIKEKPVREFPRPKYPDKSKPAWK, encoded by the coding sequence ATGCGTAAAGGTGTTGTGATTTTACTAATGCTATTTTTTGGCGCAGGTCTTTTACAGGCAGAATCGCATTTGATGCGTTTTGCAGATGTGTCACATGATTACATCGTATTTACCTATGAGAATGATCTGTGGCTGGCGCCGATTACCGGCGGAAAGGCCAAACGCATCACGCGCAGCGATGGAAGAGAGATTTTTGCTAAATTTTCACCGGACGGCTCTAAAATCGCTTTCACGGCCAATTACGACGGCGGCAACGATGTGTACGTCATGAATCGCGACGGTTCGGAGCCCAGACGCTTAACCTTCCATCCCGCATCGGATCTGGTCATCGACTGGTATCCAGACGGCAAGCACATTTTGTTTCGTTCGCGGCGAGAATGGCCCTATCGCGCTGATAAATTGTACAAAATCTCCATTGACGGCGGGATGCCGGAAAAAGTCAATGTAGATCGGGCCGGTCTGGCGGCGCTCTCTCCGGACGGGAAAAAGCTGGCCTATAACCGCATCTCCCGTGAATTCCGCAACTGGAAACGGTACGAAGGAGGCATGGCTCAGGACATCTGGGTGGGAACCATGGCCAGAGGCGATTACAGGCCGATTACCCGATTCCGCGGCACGGATAACTTTCCGATGTGGCATGAAAGCGGCCTTTACTTTACATCAGACAGCATCGACGGCACCATGAACCTGTATCATTACGATTTTAAGACAAAACAGTTTACGCAGCTCACCCATTATAATGACTATGACGTAAAATATCCGTCGCTGGGCCCGGATCACATTATCTTTCAGTACGCGGAGTCGTTGTATCTGTTAGACTTGAATACGCGTCAGATTAAACCGGTTCCCATTGAAATGCCGTCGGATCGGACGCTGGTTCGGGAATTTTTGCTGGAAAAGCCTGAAAATTATGTGTACACCTTTGCCCTTTCGCCCAAAGGAAAGCGGGCGCTTTTGAATATTCGCGGCGAGATTGTAAACATGCCGACCGACGAGGGCGTAACCTACCACCTGACGCCCAACTCTTCGGACAGCCGCGAAAAGAACGCCATCTGGTCGCCGGACGGTCAGTGGATCGCCTTTTTTTCGGATAAGACGGGCGAAGAAGAGCTGTACCTGGTCCGCCCCACCGGCGGAAAATGGAAGCAGATCACCAAAAACGGATTTGCCTTTCGAACCAATCCCAAATGGTCGCCCAACAGCAAATATATCATTTTTCACGACAAGTTTATGCGCTTAAACCTGGTGGATGTGGCCACGGGCAAAATAACCGTGGTGGATCAGGGCGAGTACGACGACGCCTGGTACGACTGGGGCATTCAGACCTACAACTGGTCGCCGGACAGTCGCTGGATCGCTTATTCCAAGCTGGAGCAATCGCTCTATCCCTCCATCTTTTTGTACAACGTGGAAACCGGCGAACGCTTTCGGGTGACCGATTCCTTTACCAAAGACTGGAGCCCATCTTTCAGCCCGGATGGTAAATATCTGTACTTTCTTTCAAATCGGACATTTAAGCCAATTATGGGCTTTGTGGATCAAAACCATATTTTCCTGAACATGACCCGTCCTTACATCTTAATATTGAAGAAAGGCGATCCTTCTCCGTTTGCGCCAAAGAATGATTGGGATGATGAAGATGCCGATGAATCAGAATCCAGAGCGGATAATGTTGTTATTACGACAGAAGATTTTGCGGCGCGAATCATTCCTGCGCCTGTCAAAGCCGGCAATCTGTTCCGCCTGGAGGCGATTGACGACGGATTGCTTTATCTAAAAAAGACCGAAAACGAATTTCTGAAATATCAATTTGTGGATGACGAAAATCGCGCCACCAATTTAGAGCTGCATCGTTTTTCGTTGAAAGATCAAAAAGACGAAACCTTGATGGAAGGCATCGGCCAGTACCATCTTTCGGCCGATAAAAAACGTTTGATCTATCGCGCAGGGACGCGTTTTGGCGTGGTCGATCTTGGCAAGGCGAAAGTGGGCGACGGCGCCCTGAATTTCAAAGATGTGACTCTGATAATCGATAAACTGGACGAATTTAAACAAATTTTTGCCGAGGCCTGGCGCATTCAGCGAGATTGGTTTTACGATAAAAACATGCATGGTCTGAACTGGCAAAAGGTACGGGAAAGCTACGAAAAGTTCGTTCCCCTTTGCGGAACGCGCGGCGATTTGAACTATTTGATCGGGGAGATGATTGCCGAGCTGAACGCCGGCCACACCTATGTTTACGGCGGCGACCTGGAGCACGGCAAATCGGTGCGCTGCGGGCTGCTGGGCGCGGATTTTGTTATGGAAAACGGTTTCCCGAAAATTGCGCGCATTGTTCACGGCGACAACTCGTCCGAGGCGCTAAGTTCACCGTTTGAACAGCCAGGTTGCCCGATCAAAGTGGGCGATTACATCCTGGGCATCGATGGCCTTAAGCTAAAAAAGAACGCCAATTTGTACCAGTATTTACAAAACAAAGCGGGCAAGGTGGTAGAAATCCTTTACAATAATTCTCCCACCGTAGAAGGGGCCAAAACCTATCTGGTGAAAACGTTAAACTCGGAATATCAGTTGCGCTACGACGAATGGGTGCAAAAGAATGCAGCCTATGTTGAGGCAAAGAGCAAAGGCCAGATCGGCTATGTACACCTGCCAAACATGATGGAAGATGGGCTGATTCAATTTGCCAAACGTTTTTATCCGCAATATTACAAAAAGGCGATCATAATCGACGCCCGTTACAACGGCGGCGGCTTTACCAGCAAAATGATACACGATCGGCTGGAGCGTACCATTAACAGCTACGTACAACCTCGCGAGGGCAAGCCGACGCCGGTTCCAGAGCGAACCTTCGGCGGACACATGGCTTTGATCATTAATCGCGACACCGGTTCGGACGGCGAATTGTTTTCCGAAGCCTGGAAGTACCGCTACAAAGATCGGCCGATCATCGGGCAGCGCACCTGGGGCGGCGCCGTGGGCATTGAACCCCATCAAAAGCTGGTGGATGGCGGCGTAACCACACCGCCGCAGTTTGGCGAGTATAACGCCAAAGGCGAGTGGATCATCGAAGGTCATGGCGTTGATCCGACCATTCCGGTGGTCAACTGGCCGAAAGACGTGCTGGCCGGTAAGGATGCGCAGTTAGACAAAACCATCGACGTGTTGTTGAAAATGATCAAAGAAAAACCCGTAAGGGAATTTCCCAGACCTAAATATCCGGATAAAAGCAAACCGGCCTGGAAATAG
- a CDS encoding phosphoenolpyruvate carboxykinase — translation MSIVHPAGQVPDLSYLGIKNVNNIYWNLVTPALYEQIIRRREGLLSHLGPVVVRTGAFTGRSPNDKFIVKEPTSEHEIWWGKVNRPFSEEKFNLIWHRIQAYLQGNDIFIQDCYVGADPKYRVPIRVITEYAWHSLFARNMFIRITDEEEMRNHKPEYTIIDLPKFHAVPELDGTNSEAFILVNFKEKLILIGGTSYAGEIKKSAFTLMNFLLPKQNVLSMHCSANVGKEGDVALFFGLSGTGKTTLSADPERALIGDDEHGWSDDGVFNFEGGCYAKVIRLSKEAEPEIWATTRKFGTILENVAIDSFWRRPDLDDDTFTENTRASYPITHLENIVADGKGGHPKNIVFLTADAFGVLPPISKLTPEQAMYHFLSGYTAKVAGTERGITEPQATFSTCFGAPFMPQHPSVYAKLLGEKIQKHNVNCWLVNTGWTGGPYGVGKRMEIKYTRAMLNAALQGKLDNVQYVQDPIFKVQVPTECPGVPSEVLIPKNTWKDKEAYDKQARDLARRFKENFEQYKDYVSEEVLKSAPEA, via the coding sequence ATGTCAATTGTTCATCCTGCCGGTCAGGTACCTGATTTAAGTTATCTGGGCATAAAAAATGTCAACAACATTTATTGGAATCTTGTAACCCCGGCTTTGTACGAACAGATCATTCGTCGGCGCGAGGGGTTGTTGAGCCATTTAGGCCCTGTTGTGGTTCGCACGGGCGCGTTTACCGGTCGATCGCCCAACGATAAATTCATCGTCAAAGAGCCTACTTCGGAACACGAAATATGGTGGGGCAAAGTAAACCGGCCGTTTAGCGAAGAAAAATTCAATTTGATCTGGCACAGAATTCAGGCCTATTTGCAGGGCAACGATATTTTTATTCAGGATTGTTATGTGGGGGCAGACCCCAAATATCGGGTTCCCATTCGCGTTATTACGGAATATGCCTGGCATTCGCTGTTTGCCCGCAATATGTTCATTCGTATTACAGACGAAGAAGAGATGAGAAATCACAAGCCGGAATACACAATTATCGACTTGCCTAAATTTCATGCGGTACCGGAATTAGACGGCACCAACTCCGAAGCGTTTATTCTGGTAAACTTTAAAGAGAAATTAATTTTGATCGGTGGAACGAGTTATGCCGGCGAAATCAAGAAATCGGCTTTTACGCTGATGAATTTTCTGCTGCCGAAGCAGAATGTGCTTTCCATGCACTGCAGCGCCAATGTAGGAAAAGAAGGCGATGTGGCCTTGTTTTTTGGACTTTCGGGCACGGGCAAAACGACTCTTTCGGCAGATCCGGAACGGGCGCTGATTGGCGATGATGAACACGGCTGGAGCGATGATGGTGTGTTCAATTTTGAGGGCGGATGCTACGCTAAAGTGATCCGACTTTCCAAGGAAGCAGAACCGGAAATCTGGGCTACCACGCGCAAATTCGGCACTATTCTGGAAAATGTGGCCATCGATTCGTTCTGGCGTCGCCCGGATTTAGATGACGATACCTTTACCGAAAACACGCGCGCTTCCTACCCCATTACGCATCTTGAAAACATCGTTGCAGACGGCAAAGGCGGTCATCCCAAAAACATCGTCTTTTTAACGGCTGATGCCTTTGGCGTGCTGCCGCCTATTTCAAAATTAACCCCGGAACAGGCCATGTACCATTTTCTTTCCGGTTATACGGCTAAGGTCGCCGGTACGGAACGCGGAATCACCGAGCCGCAAGCCACCTTTAGCACATGCTTCGGCGCGCCTTTTATGCCGCAGCATCCATCGGTTTACGCCAAATTGCTTGGCGAAAAAATCCAGAAGCACAATGTAAACTGCTGGCTGGTGAACACCGGCTGGACGGGCGGGCCTTATGGCGTTGGCAAAAGAATGGAAATTAAATACACGCGCGCCATGTTAAACGCCGCTCTGCAGGGTAAGCTGGACAATGTGCAATATGTTCAGGATCCGATCTTTAAAGTGCAGGTGCCAACCGAGTGTCCTGGTGTGCCTTCGGAGGTTTTGATTCCGAAAAATACCTGGAAAGACAAAGAAGCTTACGATAAACAGGCTCGCGATCTGGCGCGGCGCTTTAAAGAAAATTTTGAACAGTACAAAGATTATGTTTCCGAAGAGGTGTTAAAATCTGCGCCGGAAGCATGA
- a CDS encoding UDP-2,3-diacylglucosamine diphosphatase yields the protein MKAYFISDLHLGAREIENPELQRERVNGLFAQILKDATHLFVVGDFFDFWFEYKTVIPKQYFPVLFYLQKMREKGIEVHYLAGNHDFFLGTFFDRYLDVKTHADEAVVELKSKRFFIFHGDGVDPDDKGYRILKRILRSAFNQKLFRLIHPDLGIRLAKLVSGTSRKYNKVNLKKRSEDAYVRFAEQKFAEGFDYVVMGHRHNPLVHEAQGKKYVNLGDWIVNYSYAVFDGNDLKLKFFTNQSQRAPK from the coding sequence ATGAAAGCGTACTTTATTTCTGATTTGCATCTGGGCGCCAGGGAGATTGAAAATCCTGAGCTACAACGGGAACGGGTCAACGGTCTTTTTGCCCAGATTTTAAAGGACGCCACCCATCTGTTTGTGGTTGGCGATTTTTTTGATTTCTGGTTTGAATACAAAACGGTTATTCCAAAGCAATATTTTCCTGTTTTATTTTATTTACAAAAAATGCGGGAAAAGGGAATCGAAGTTCATTATCTGGCCGGCAATCACGATTTTTTTCTGGGCACGTTTTTTGATCGTTATCTGGATGTAAAGACGCATGCGGACGAAGCCGTGGTCGAACTGAAGAGTAAACGGTTTTTTATCTTCCATGGCGATGGCGTTGACCCGGATGACAAAGGATATCGAATTTTAAAACGTATTTTACGCAGCGCTTTTAATCAAAAACTGTTTCGACTCATTCATCCGGATCTGGGCATTCGGCTGGCAAAGCTGGTTTCGGGCACCAGTCGCAAATACAATAAAGTCAACCTGAAAAAGCGTTCCGAAGATGCTTACGTTCGCTTTGCCGAACAAAAGTTTGCCGAAGGCTTTGATTACGTGGTAATGGGGCACCGTCATAACCCACTGGTTCACGAAGCTCAGGGGAAAAAATACGTGAACCTTGGCGACTGGATTGTCAATTACAGTTACGCTGTATTTGATGGCAATGATCTAAAATTAAAATTTTTTACAAATCAATCCC